Proteins encoded together in one Thermoplasmatales archaeon BRNA1 window:
- a CDS encoding NAD+ synthetase, giving the protein MAQGSLRQMSKSDADKLTDFIRTTVQKAGAKGAVVGISGGVDSAVVAKLCADALGGENVLCVFMPTAVTSAEDYIQTKKMCQTWGINYNTVSIQPAVDAFSGMLLTGKEAPLEKGNIMARCRMIVLYDKAKKENYLVVGTTNRSELLMGYMTKFGDGAEDVMPMHGIYKTQVWELAKIIGVPQEIIDKVPTAGLWEGQTDEEEMGITYHDLDIALSLMEGGADDEAMAKSANISKEKAAEIRRQVACMKHKSGLAAVPE; this is encoded by the coding sequence ATGGCACAGGGATCCCTCCGTCAGATGTCCAAGTCAGATGCAGACAAACTCACCGATTTCATCCGTACCACCGTTCAGAAAGCGGGGGCGAAGGGAGCGGTAGTCGGGATCAGCGGCGGAGTCGATTCCGCAGTCGTCGCGAAGCTGTGCGCGGACGCTCTCGGAGGGGAGAACGTTCTGTGCGTCTTCATGCCCACGGCGGTCACCTCCGCGGAGGACTATATCCAGACCAAGAAGATGTGCCAGACTTGGGGGATCAACTACAACACCGTCAGCATACAGCCTGCCGTGGACGCTTTTTCCGGCATGCTCCTGACGGGTAAGGAGGCGCCCCTCGAGAAGGGCAACATCATGGCCCGCTGCCGCATGATCGTCCTCTACGACAAGGCGAAGAAGGAGAACTATCTGGTCGTCGGCACCACCAACCGCAGCGAGCTCCTCATGGGATACATGACCAAGTTCGGCGACGGCGCCGAGGATGTTATGCCCATGCACGGCATCTACAAGACCCAAGTCTGGGAGCTAGCCAAGATCATCGGCGTCCCGCAGGAGATCATCGACAAGGTCCCCACCGCGGGGCTCTGGGAGGGTCAGACCGACGAGGAGGAGATGGGTATCACCTATCACGACCTCGACATCGCACTCAGTCTCATGGAGGGAGGTGCCGACGACGAGGCAATGGCCAAGAGTGCGAACATCTCCAAGGAAAAGGCAGCGGAGATCCGCCGCCAGGTCGCCTGTATGAAACACAAGTCCGGTCTGGCAGCAGTCCCCGAATGA
- a CDS encoding putative amidohydrolase, whose translation MGDSGSPEDNLKRAEGAILQNEADLYVFPELFLSSYDTTTFNPEDTPTAEKRLRLLCGERDCAVAIGAPVQWYNGVTDSLLFITPTETFRYDKIYLANFGIYNESAFEPGKSPAIVEWKGMKIGLEICYDVTFPELHRFYATHDCDIVIVSAASAEPSKKVLMNILPTRSVENTVYTVYVNSIGKFKDT comes from the coding sequence ATGGGAGACTCGGGAAGCCCCGAGGATAACCTCAAACGTGCCGAGGGCGCGATCCTTCAGAACGAGGCGGACCTCTACGTCTTCCCCGAACTGTTCCTTTCGTCCTACGACACCACGACCTTCAACCCCGAGGACACGCCTACCGCCGAGAAACGCCTCCGTCTGCTCTGCGGCGAGAGGGACTGCGCGGTCGCCATCGGCGCGCCCGTCCAGTGGTACAACGGTGTAACCGATTCGCTTCTTTTCATCACCCCGACGGAGACCTTCAGGTACGACAAGATTTACCTAGCCAACTTCGGCATCTACAACGAAAGCGCCTTCGAGCCCGGGAAGAGCCCCGCCATCGTCGAGTGGAAGGGCATGAAGATCGGGCTCGAAATCTGCTACGACGTCACCTTCCCGGAGCTCCACCGCTTCTACGCGACCCACGACTGCGACATCGTCATCGTCTCCGCCGCGTCTGCGGAACCGTCCAAGAAAGTCCTGATGAACATCCTGCCAACCAGGTCCGTGGAGAACACCGTGTACACCGTGTACGTCAACTCCATCGGGAAATTCAAGGACACCTAG
- a CDS encoding Excinuclease ATPase subunit, protein MADRAIEIRGASENNLKGIDVDIPKGKIVVLAGVSGSGKSSLAFDTVAKESHRQWQLSYPLYLRNRMPRYERPAVESINNLTPAIVVDQKILGANSRSTVGTASDIAPLVRLLFSRIGKPSAGPAIAYSFNHPLGMCPDCHGIGKRLTVDIDKMLDLDKSINENAIRFTQFSTGSWQGWLYYHCPVLDPAKKLRDYSETEWKNLVYGPDTTVKMMYISNNTGLGQYTDYEGIVPRFNRLYLSRDISLLSKKIRDEVAEYSIEGPCDTCGGTGLNPKALESRILGYNISDMYDMQVSDLLPVLQRIDDPLGKAIARQISDSLAHMVDVGLGYLSLSRRTDSLSGGEVQRLKMVRHLGSSLSDITYIFDEPTAGLHPEDASRIGKLMMDLRDKHNTVLVVEHNRLMINLADHVIEIGPLAGEHGGEVVFSGPLSELKRADTLTAKALRNRFYINRNPLPWTDGFEVKNANLHNLKDVSVTIPKGILTAVTGVAGSGKSTLICQVFASRHPEAIVIDQKPIGSTSRSTPATYTGVFDRIRKLFAEANNVGLEWFSFNSKGGCPICKGKGEIVPDVAFADPVAILCEGCQGKRYNDLALSYRYKGKTIEEVNNLTIEQAMEFFEDRQIRSRLQCLMDVGMGYMTLGQQTSTLSGGENQRLKLASELHRKGAIYVLDEPTSGLHAKDVGNLLSLLRRMVAADNTVIIVEHRLEMVSQADWIIDMGPEGGNLGGRILFEGTPEQLLSCRNSYTAKHLRDAMDGKE, encoded by the coding sequence ATGGCGGATCGTGCTATCGAGATACGCGGAGCGTCGGAGAACAACCTGAAGGGCATCGACGTCGACATCCCCAAGGGCAAGATCGTTGTTCTTGCAGGGGTCTCCGGTTCCGGGAAGTCCTCCCTTGCCTTCGATACCGTCGCCAAGGAGAGCCACCGTCAGTGGCAGCTCTCGTATCCGCTGTACCTCCGCAACCGCATGCCCCGTTACGAAAGGCCTGCTGTGGAGAGCATTAACAATCTCACTCCCGCCATCGTCGTCGACCAGAAGATCCTCGGTGCCAACTCCCGTTCCACCGTGGGCACCGCCTCGGACATCGCACCCCTGGTCAGACTCCTCTTCTCCAGGATCGGAAAACCCTCCGCCGGCCCCGCCATCGCATACTCCTTCAACCACCCCCTCGGCATGTGCCCCGACTGTCACGGCATCGGGAAGAGGCTCACCGTCGACATCGACAAGATGCTGGATCTGGACAAAAGCATCAACGAGAACGCCATCAGATTCACGCAGTTCTCCACTGGATCCTGGCAGGGGTGGCTTTACTATCACTGTCCCGTCCTCGACCCCGCCAAGAAGCTCCGCGACTACAGCGAGACCGAATGGAAGAACCTCGTATACGGGCCGGACACCACGGTCAAGATGATGTACATCTCCAACAACACCGGCCTGGGGCAGTACACCGATTACGAGGGGATCGTGCCCCGCTTCAACAGGCTGTACCTCAGCAGGGATATCTCGCTCCTCAGTAAGAAGATCAGGGATGAGGTCGCCGAGTACAGCATCGAAGGGCCCTGCGACACCTGCGGCGGCACCGGACTGAACCCGAAGGCCCTTGAGTCCAGGATCCTCGGGTACAACATCTCCGACATGTACGACATGCAGGTGAGCGACCTCCTGCCCGTCCTGCAGAGGATCGACGACCCTCTCGGAAAGGCCATCGCAAGGCAGATCTCCGACAGTCTGGCACATATGGTGGACGTCGGTCTTGGATATCTTTCCCTGTCCAGGAGGACGGACTCCCTCTCGGGAGGCGAGGTCCAGAGACTGAAGATGGTCCGCCACCTGGGAAGCAGCCTCTCAGACATCACGTACATCTTCGACGAGCCCACCGCCGGACTGCATCCCGAGGACGCATCCAGGATAGGAAAGCTAATGATGGACCTGAGGGACAAGCACAACACCGTCCTAGTGGTGGAACACAACCGCCTTATGATCAACCTGGCGGATCATGTCATCGAGATAGGCCCCCTGGCGGGAGAGCACGGCGGGGAGGTGGTTTTCTCCGGTCCGCTGTCCGAACTGAAAAGGGCGGACACCCTCACCGCCAAGGCACTCCGCAACAGGTTCTACATCAACAGGAACCCCCTCCCGTGGACGGACGGGTTCGAGGTAAAGAACGCGAATCTCCACAACCTCAAGGATGTCAGCGTCACGATTCCGAAGGGGATCCTCACCGCGGTCACTGGCGTGGCCGGGTCCGGGAAATCCACCCTCATCTGTCAGGTGTTCGCCTCCCGGCACCCCGAGGCCATCGTCATAGACCAGAAACCCATCGGCTCCACATCCCGTTCCACTCCCGCGACGTACACCGGGGTCTTCGACCGCATTCGGAAGCTGTTCGCCGAGGCAAACAACGTGGGCCTGGAGTGGTTCAGCTTCAACTCCAAGGGAGGCTGCCCCATCTGCAAGGGCAAGGGGGAGATCGTCCCCGACGTAGCCTTCGCAGACCCCGTCGCAATCCTCTGCGAGGGGTGCCAGGGCAAGAGATACAATGATCTGGCACTTTCCTATAGGTACAAGGGCAAGACCATAGAGGAGGTCAACAACCTCACCATAGAGCAGGCGATGGAGTTCTTCGAGGACCGCCAGATCAGGAGCCGTCTCCAGTGCCTCATGGACGTCGGAATGGGCTACATGACCCTCGGACAGCAGACCTCCACCCTGTCCGGCGGCGAGAACCAGCGCCTCAAACTGGCCTCCGAGCTCCACAGGAAGGGTGCGATCTACGTTCTGGACGAACCCACTTCCGGCCTCCACGCCAAGGACGTCGGGAACCTGCTGTCCCTGCTGAGGAGGATGGTGGCCGCCGACAACACCGTGATCATCGTGGAGCACAGGCTCGAGATGGTCTCGCAGGCGGATTGGATCATCGACATGGGCCCCGAGGGAGGAAACCTCGGAGGGAGGATACTTTTCGAGGGCACCCCGGAGCAGCTGCTGTCCTGTCGGAATTCATACACCGCGAAGCATCTCCGCGATGCCATGGACGGAAAGGAATAA
- a CDS encoding isochorismatase family protein Amidases nicotinamidase -like protein, producing the protein MIITDLYGKKMGLVVIDAQRKFCNDRPDWSEKVDELVFRINRLMFMFRQAGRPVVVVQYEGVTHCRPYEGTDGDEYFRGLAVEPGDIVVTKHTMNSFKETDLEDVLRKLGYDMILLCGTVSQYCVMSTYFGALDREIIPYFAHDATISTADEITAASEIVCKTLEESTVAQHLGVPEIPEGDSPVWVDSTYPDWSERLICTVAALANGEGGHFMLGYPKGLKGPEATAGKAKSAIKEELGLDVSAEPIDFCSQDCVEVRVSKSGSPVVYHGNRFVPVRTYVV; encoded by the coding sequence ATGATCATCACGGACCTCTACGGCAAGAAGATGGGTCTGGTCGTCATCGACGCACAGCGCAAGTTCTGCAATGACCGTCCCGACTGGTCCGAGAAGGTCGATGAGCTGGTGTTCCGCATCAACCGCCTGATGTTCATGTTCCGCCAGGCGGGACGCCCCGTGGTGGTTGTCCAGTACGAGGGCGTGACCCACTGCCGTCCCTATGAGGGTACCGACGGGGACGAGTACTTCCGCGGACTCGCCGTGGAGCCCGGTGACATCGTGGTCACCAAGCACACAATGAATTCGTTCAAGGAGACGGATCTGGAGGATGTTCTGAGGAAGCTCGGCTACGACATGATCCTCCTGTGCGGCACGGTCTCCCAGTACTGCGTCATGTCCACCTATTTCGGCGCTTTGGACAGGGAGATCATCCCGTACTTCGCCCACGATGCGACGATTTCCACCGCCGACGAGATCACAGCCGCATCGGAGATTGTCTGCAAGACCCTTGAGGAGAGCACCGTCGCCCAGCATCTCGGGGTTCCAGAGATCCCGGAGGGGGACTCCCCGGTCTGGGTGGACAGCACGTATCCCGATTGGAGCGAGAGGCTGATCTGCACAGTTGCGGCTTTGGCGAACGGGGAGGGAGGCCACTTCATGCTGGGATACCCGAAGGGACTGAAGGGCCCGGAGGCCACCGCCGGAAAAGCGAAATCGGCGATCAAGGAAGAACTGGGCCTGGATGTCTCCGCGGAACCTATCGATTTCTGCTCGCAGGACTGCGTCGAGGTCCGCGTTTCCAAATCCGGTTCGCCGGTGGTCTACCACGGGAACAGGTTCGTTCCGGTACGGACCTATGTCGTGTGA
- a CDS encoding TPR repeat protein, SEL1 subfamily — MADQIMAEKHLKEGIEAFENKKYAEAYSAIKQAAEEGSAEAQFRMGGYSYWGQIVPKNEEDALKWFRKAADQGHLAAMTEVGRMYAYSDGVAHSPDLAFKWTYKAAQAGSMQAYYNLGTLYEQGIGVSRDLPSAAQMYKVAGDGGISDGYHCLAQLYHAGKGVPKDRKAAAGYCIKAADMGNAQACIDTAMCYYDGDGVEKDDKIALSYFQKALDLGRSEVQKYIDAIKAGRPI; from the coding sequence ATGGCAGATCAGATCATGGCCGAGAAGCACCTCAAAGAGGGCATCGAGGCATTCGAGAACAAGAAGTACGCCGAGGCCTACAGCGCCATCAAGCAGGCGGCCGAGGAAGGCAGTGCCGAGGCGCAGTTCCGCATGGGCGGCTACAGTTACTGGGGACAGATTGTCCCGAAGAACGAGGAGGACGCCCTGAAGTGGTTCCGCAAGGCTGCGGACCAGGGACACCTCGCGGCTATGACCGAGGTCGGAAGGATGTACGCCTACTCCGACGGGGTCGCACACTCCCCCGACCTTGCGTTCAAGTGGACCTACAAGGCCGCCCAGGCCGGAAGCATGCAGGCCTACTACAACCTCGGCACCCTCTACGAACAGGGGATCGGGGTCAGCAGGGACCTCCCCAGCGCCGCCCAGATGTACAAGGTGGCCGGCGACGGGGGCATCTCCGACGGATACCACTGCCTCGCGCAGCTCTACCACGCCGGAAAGGGCGTCCCCAAGGACAGGAAGGCCGCCGCGGGATACTGCATCAAGGCGGCGGACATGGGCAACGCCCAGGCATGCATCGACACCGCCATGTGCTACTACGACGGCGACGGTGTCGAGAAGGACGACAAGATCGCCCTCTCCTACTTCCAGAAGGCGCTCGACCTCGGACGCTCCGAGGTCCAGAAGTACATCGATGCCATCAAGGCAGGCCGCCCGATCTGA
- a CDS encoding TPR repeat protein, SEL1 subfamily, translated as MAGKTAEQYREAGLEAFRQNDLTNAFALLLQAAKEGDAEAQYRIGEFYYWGRVVGKDEKEAFKWFRKSAKQDHAGAMNEVGLMYASGTQTQRSPDKALEWMKKAALKGFPQAVYNLGTFYERGIGCPVDYKRAVKLYEMASQVGLPSADYSLARLLHDGTGCKQDIPRAAELCKKAADKGHAQAMYDTGLLYYNGDGFEKDDGEALIYFQKARLNGIADAKKYIDEIMEKNSE; from the coding sequence ATGGCAGGAAAAACAGCAGAACAGTACCGCGAGGCCGGACTCGAGGCCTTCAGACAGAACGATCTGACCAACGCGTTCGCGCTCCTCCTCCAGGCTGCCAAGGAGGGGGATGCCGAGGCACAGTACCGCATCGGCGAGTTCTACTACTGGGGACGGGTCGTCGGCAAGGACGAGAAGGAGGCGTTCAAATGGTTCCGCAAATCTGCCAAGCAGGACCATGCCGGAGCCATGAACGAAGTTGGCCTCATGTATGCATCCGGAACACAGACCCAGCGCTCCCCGGACAAGGCCCTGGAGTGGATGAAGAAGGCCGCCCTGAAGGGATTCCCCCAGGCGGTCTACAATCTCGGAACGTTCTACGAGAGGGGCATCGGATGCCCCGTGGATTATAAGAGGGCGGTCAAGCTCTACGAGATGGCCTCACAGGTGGGTCTCCCTTCCGCGGACTACTCCCTCGCCAGACTCCTCCACGACGGCACAGGATGCAAACAGGACATCCCCCGCGCGGCGGAGCTCTGCAAGAAAGCCGCCGACAAGGGTCACGCCCAGGCGATGTACGACACTGGCCTCCTCTACTACAACGGGGACGGATTCGAGAAGGACGACGGGGAGGCCCTCATCTACTTCCAGAAGGCCCGCCTCAACGGCATCGCCGACGCGAAGAAGTACATCGACGAGATCATGGAGAAAAACTCCGAATGA
- a CDS encoding TPR repeat protein, SEL1 subfamily, whose translation MNAEEVRRQCKEDPEFILAVEEYRSVDYVSAYQRFCKIAAKGNVIAQYTAAMMNVDCDRIERSPIEGYRFMEMAADSGYPGAQYCMGIFCSTGFGCNASPEKAKDWFQMAAEQGHVQSQNELGVIYREGKGCKKDDDLAFEWIWKAAIGGDPNAQYNLAVMYETGEGTSVSMGDAFKWYSQAASQGITEAQYCLGALYHLGKGTAENHTKAAFWYGEAARSGHPDAEYNLGLMYMEGDGIPADYEKASALFESAASKGIKDARDALNKVREMME comes from the coding sequence ATGAACGCCGAAGAAGTCCGGAGACAGTGCAAGGAGGATCCCGAGTTCATCCTTGCCGTGGAGGAGTACCGCAGCGTGGACTATGTCTCCGCCTACCAGCGTTTCTGCAAGATCGCGGCCAAGGGCAACGTCATCGCACAGTACACGGCGGCGATGATGAACGTCGACTGCGACAGGATCGAGAGGAGCCCGATCGAGGGCTACCGTTTCATGGAGATGGCCGCGGATTCCGGCTATCCCGGGGCACAGTACTGCATGGGGATATTCTGCTCCACCGGTTTCGGTTGCAACGCGTCCCCCGAGAAGGCCAAAGACTGGTTCCAAATGGCGGCGGAACAGGGTCACGTCCAGTCCCAGAACGAGCTGGGGGTCATCTACCGCGAGGGCAAGGGCTGCAAGAAGGATGACGACCTAGCCTTCGAATGGATATGGAAGGCCGCGATAGGCGGGGACCCCAACGCACAGTACAACCTTGCCGTCATGTACGAGACCGGCGAGGGCACATCTGTCTCCATGGGTGATGCGTTCAAGTGGTATTCGCAGGCCGCATCCCAGGGGATCACCGAGGCCCAGTACTGCCTCGGTGCACTGTACCATCTCGGCAAGGGAACCGCCGAGAACCATACCAAAGCGGCATTCTGGTACGGCGAGGCCGCCCGTTCGGGGCATCCCGACGCGGAATACAACCTTGGCCTGATGTACATGGAAGGGGACGGCATCCCCGCGGATTACGAGAAGGCCTCGGCGCTGTTCGAAAGCGCCGCTAGCAAGGGTATCAAGGATGCACGCGATGCCCTGAACAAAGTAAGAGAAATGATGGAGTGA
- a CDS encoding Sel1 repeat protein, producing the protein MEEDAKDPELDNALRLIENESYDQAVMFLKMAAQRNNPSAQYVLGQMYASGKGVPESMEEAVKWFRKAAENGMPYANADLGVCYFNGMGVDADVNTALEYFRTAAESNVPEAQLCLGNMYITGDGVKKDQIEAVKWFRKAAERGNVDAQFNMGAAYENGDGVDKDLNEALRWYRLAAEQGDASARKMAKRLEKTLGI; encoded by the coding sequence ATGGAAGAAGACGCGAAGGATCCCGAACTCGACAACGCCCTGAGACTCATCGAGAACGAATCCTACGACCAGGCGGTCATGTTCCTGAAAATGGCTGCCCAGAGGAACAACCCCTCCGCGCAGTATGTCCTCGGACAGATGTACGCGTCCGGCAAGGGAGTCCCCGAATCCATGGAGGAAGCCGTGAAATGGTTCAGGAAGGCTGCGGAAAACGGTATGCCCTACGCCAACGCGGACCTCGGGGTCTGCTACTTCAACGGCATGGGCGTCGATGCCGACGTCAACACCGCCCTCGAATACTTCAGGACCGCGGCCGAGAGCAACGTCCCCGAGGCCCAGCTCTGCCTGGGGAACATGTACATCACCGGCGACGGAGTGAAGAAGGACCAGATCGAGGCGGTTAAGTGGTTCAGGAAGGCGGCGGAGAGGGGCAACGTAGACGCGCAGTTCAACATGGGCGCCGCCTACGAGAACGGAGACGGTGTCGACAAGGACCTGAACGAGGCTCTCCGCTGGTACAGACTCGCCGCGGAGCAGGGAGACGCCTCGGCGAGAAAGATGGCCAAGAGGCTCGAGAAGACGCTCGGCATCTGA
- a CDS encoding putative HD superfamily hydrolase produces the protein MDGGISEKAERFIRGFYEGESTGHDYWHSVRVRNIAMSICDTEPEADRTLVAVAALLHDVDDRKLGGDWKNLPVAEGFLRDNGVSGDEILQVKEIIAKISFKGKDSEVPDSLEGRIVQDADRLDAIGAIGVARVFAYGGKHGRPLFDPSSRPRSGMSEEEYFSKTPDSITHFHEKLLLLRDMMNTAEGRRLAEHRHEFMLEYLAEFDGEWNGCL, from the coding sequence ATGGACGGCGGTATCTCGGAGAAAGCGGAGAGGTTCATCCGCGGCTTCTACGAGGGCGAGAGCACAGGACACGATTACTGGCACAGTGTACGTGTCCGCAACATCGCCATGTCGATCTGCGATACTGAGCCTGAGGCGGACCGTACCCTGGTCGCCGTGGCGGCCCTCCTTCACGATGTGGACGACCGCAAGCTGGGCGGGGACTGGAAGAACCTGCCGGTGGCCGAGGGGTTCCTCAGGGACAACGGGGTTTCCGGGGACGAGATCCTCCAGGTGAAGGAGATCATCGCCAAGATATCGTTCAAAGGGAAGGACTCGGAGGTCCCCGATTCCCTGGAGGGCAGGATAGTGCAGGACGCTGACCGTCTGGATGCCATCGGGGCAATCGGAGTGGCACGTGTGTTCGCATATGGAGGAAAACACGGCCGTCCGTTGTTCGACCCCTCCTCCCGTCCCAGGAGCGGGATGTCCGAGGAGGAATACTTCTCGAAGACGCCGGACAGTATCACCCACTTCCACGAGAAGCTTTTGCTCCTTAGGGACATGATGAACACCGCCGAGGGAAGGAGATTGGCCGAACATCGCCATGAGTTTATGCTGGAGTATCTGGCGGAATTCGACGGCGAGTGGAATGGCTGTCTCTGA
- a CDS encoding siroheme synthase, N-terminal domain protein, with amino-acid sequence MKPSKDRKIVVFGGGNVALRKCRQFAGFDITVIADRTVPGIEDACDRVVIEHFDSSDLGRYLDGAFIAIAATDSQSLNAEIAKTSLSAGVLTNSAHGGGDILLPSSVRKRGYTVAVSSEGSVPAFPPIVAKDIDAFLGEEYDLMLDLLIKIRQDIKSVISTQPMRAKCLAEILDNEDIWHNLKDGDTEGAEKAAFAIREKYSDIHE; translated from the coding sequence TTGAAACCCTCGAAGGACAGGAAGATTGTTGTTTTCGGAGGGGGCAACGTCGCTCTCAGGAAATGCCGCCAGTTCGCCGGCTTCGACATCACCGTCATCGCGGACCGCACCGTCCCCGGGATCGAGGATGCCTGCGACAGGGTCGTCATAGAACACTTCGATTCATCGGACCTCGGACGCTACCTCGACGGTGCGTTCATAGCCATCGCGGCCACCGACAGCCAGTCACTTAACGCCGAGATCGCCAAGACCTCACTGTCCGCCGGAGTTCTCACGAACTCCGCACACGGGGGAGGGGACATCCTCCTGCCTTCATCGGTCAGGAAGAGGGGTTACACCGTCGCGGTGTCCTCCGAGGGATCCGTCCCCGCGTTCCCCCCGATCGTGGCGAAGGACATCGATGCGTTCCTCGGCGAGGAATACGACCTCATGCTGGACCTCCTGATCAAGATCAGACAGGACATCAAATCCGTCATCTCGACACAGCCCATGAGAGCGAAATGCCTCGCGGAGATCCTCGACAATGAGGACATCTGGCACAACCTTAAGGACGGCGATACCGAGGGTGCAGAGAAGGCGGCTTTCGCCATCAGGGAGAAGTACTCGGACATTCACGAGTGA
- a CDS encoding cobyrinic acid a,c-diamide synthase, with the protein MKGFVIAGTGSGVGKTSIATGLMSVLSKRYKVQPFKVGPDFIDPMYHSAASGRHGRNLDSFMMDDATIRNLVGYASRGADLCIIEGVRGLYEGFQGDGDIGSTAHIAKTLGLPVILVVNAGSLNRSAAAIVNGFRSFDPDVNIAGVIFNNISGKQHSDKLDVVAETYCKGLRVLGKIPKDRKNALDQRYLGLRTLHTFEKGEIEPLENLVDPVDLDGLLDIAESFPTDLPEKSPYVSRNAGLTAAVPMDDAYSFYYRENIECLEASGIRVKTFRPADGEDIPNADMAYLGGGYPELYAREISSNSNFLEGVKNMSDEGCPVLGECGGLMTLCGSMKLKDSKFRMAGVFDARADMVGKRHGPTYMITRATASNPLFEGEVKGHEYHYSEVCPAEGSTFGFEVSRGEGICGGRDGLTVRNTVGTYMHQHCLSNPDWAKGFAEAAENNHS; encoded by the coding sequence ATGAAGGGCTTCGTCATCGCGGGCACCGGCAGCGGGGTTGGGAAGACCTCCATAGCTACTGGGCTGATGTCCGTTCTGTCGAAGAGGTACAAGGTACAGCCGTTCAAGGTAGGGCCAGACTTCATCGACCCCATGTATCATTCCGCGGCGTCGGGACGCCACGGAAGGAATCTCGACTCCTTCATGATGGACGATGCCACGATCAGGAATCTCGTGGGTTATGCCTCCAGGGGTGCGGACCTGTGCATTATCGAAGGCGTAAGAGGGCTCTATGAGGGTTTCCAGGGCGACGGGGATATCGGTTCCACCGCCCACATAGCAAAGACTCTCGGGCTTCCGGTCATCCTCGTGGTCAACGCCGGTTCGCTCAACCGCAGCGCTGCCGCGATCGTCAACGGGTTCCGCTCCTTCGATCCCGACGTGAACATCGCGGGGGTGATCTTCAACAACATCTCCGGGAAGCAGCATTCCGACAAGCTTGACGTCGTCGCCGAGACATACTGCAAAGGGCTCAGGGTCCTGGGGAAGATCCCCAAGGACAGGAAGAACGCCCTCGACCAGAGGTACCTCGGGCTCCGTACCCTCCATACATTCGAGAAGGGGGAGATCGAGCCATTGGAGAATCTGGTGGACCCCGTGGACCTGGACGGTCTGCTGGATATCGCCGAGTCGTTCCCTACGGACCTTCCCGAGAAATCCCCGTACGTCTCCCGTAACGCCGGACTCACAGCCGCCGTACCCATGGACGATGCATATTCGTTCTACTACAGGGAGAACATCGAATGCCTGGAGGCGTCGGGAATCAGGGTGAAGACCTTCCGTCCGGCCGACGGGGAGGACATCCCGAATGCCGACATGGCGTATCTCGGCGGAGGATATCCGGAGCTGTACGCGAGGGAGATATCCTCGAACAGCAACTTCCTCGAGGGTGTGAAGAACATGTCCGACGAGGGCTGCCCGGTACTCGGTGAGTGCGGGGGGCTCATGACCCTCTGCGGTTCCATGAAGCTGAAGGATTCCAAGTTCAGGATGGCAGGGGTGTTCGACGCACGTGCCGATATGGTCGGGAAACGCCACGGTCCGACCTACATGATCACTCGTGCGACCGCTTCCAATCCACTATTCGAGGGAGAGGTGAAGGGTCACGAATATCATTACTCCGAGGTCTGTCCCGCAGAGGGGAGCACCTTCGGATTCGAGGTCTCCCGCGGGGAGGGAATCTGCGGAGGCAGGGACGGCCTGACCGTGCGCAACACGGTCGGGACCTACATGCACCAGCACTGCCTCTCGAATCCCGACTGGGCAAAGGGCTTCGCGGAAGCGGCAGAGAACAATCACTCGTGA